In Zalophus californianus isolate mZalCal1 chromosome 4, mZalCal1.pri.v2, whole genome shotgun sequence, the following proteins share a genomic window:
- the LOC113933119 gene encoding ferritin heavy chain-like, with the protein MTTASPSQVRQNYHQDSEAAINRQINLELYASYIYLSMSYYFDHGDVALKNFAKYFLHQSHEEREHAEKLMKLQNQLGGRIFLQDIKKPDRDDWENGLNAMECALHLEKSVNQSLLELHKLATDKSDPHLCDFIETHYLNEQVKSIKELGDQ; encoded by the coding sequence ATGACGACCGCGTCCCCCTCGCAGGTGCGCCAGAACTACCACCAGGACTCGGAGGCCGCCATCAACCGCCAGATCAACCTGGAGCTCTACGCCTCCTACATCTACCTGTCCATGTCTTACTACTTTGACCACGGTGATGTGGCTTTGAAGAACTTcgccaaatattttcttcaccaatCTCATGAGGAGAGGGAACATGCTGAGAAACTGATGAAGCTGCAGAACCAACTAGGTGGCCGAATCTTCCTTCAGGATATCAAGAAACCAGACCGTGATGATTGGGAGAACGGGCTGAATGCAATGGAGTGTGCATTACATTTGGAAAAGAGCGTGAATCAGTCACTACTGGAACTGCACAAACTGGCCACTGATAAAAGTGACCCCCATTTGTGTGACTTCATTGAGACTCATTACCTGAATGAGCAGGTGAAATCCATCAAAGAATTGGGTGACCAGTAA